The following DNA comes from Chromatiales bacterium.
GCAGCTCACGGCGGGCCATCGACCATGGCGCGCTGGACCACCACGGTGGGGAGTTCCTACGCAAAAGTGGACACCCGTTGGTTAGTTGCACTGGCGTTCAAACTCGATCGGTGAGCGGTAACCGAGCGCGGAGTGCAACCGCTCCCGGTTGTAGAACTCGATGTACGATCGCA
Coding sequences within:
- a CDS encoding IS3 family transposase; protein product: RSYIEFYNRERLHSALGYRSPIEFERQCN